One Rhinoraja longicauda isolate Sanriku21f chromosome 19, sRhiLon1.1, whole genome shotgun sequence genomic window, TCTGCGAACAAGATACTGCACTCCAAAGATGGCATCAACAGTTATAATAACAGTTTGTTGTTTGAGCATTTTACAAAATATTCCAGTCTACTTTATATATGAACCGCGTGAAATAATTGACAATGTACCGTGGTCCTGTTTTGTAAAAGCAAGCTTCTACACCTCACCGTTTTGGGCTGCATACTTATGGTTCGAAACCGTCTTAACACCATTCGCACCATTTGCGTTGATTCTCCTGCTCAATTCATTGACCATCAAACAAATCATTATGGCCAATAGAGTGAGGAGCAAACTCCGAGGAAAGAGCAGTGAGAAGATCCAGACTGACCAAGAGGTGGAGGACCGAAGGAAATCAATCATTCTACTGGCCGCAATATCTGGGAATTTTCTTCTGTTATGGGTGGTAATCTTTGCTTGCTTCATATGTGTACAGTTTACAGACACTCAGTTTCTGGAAAGCGATTACAACGACTCTTTTACCGTTGCCGAAAAATTTGGATATATGTTAAGATGTTTAAGTACTTGCACAAACACCTTCATTTACGCGGTGTCCCAGAGAAAGTTCAGAGACGAAATAAAGAATGTGATCAAACGTCCTGTTGCATTCCTGGGACACCTAttgaaataaaatgtttgttCTGTAATGCTACATACATTATAGCTATAACTATTGTAGTTAAGTTGTTCATTTCAGAAGCAGAAAGAGAAATCTGCAGAAATTATTTCGTGGAGCTTATTATCGAATTCTAAAAGCATCTTGGTGTTTCTAACGTTTCATCATATTGGATGGCACACAATATTTCGCActtgaaataaataaaaaatgagaCCAGTATATCTGTTGCTTCGAAGCGTGAAACGCAACGCCACTTCAACATTCTTCGAAAGGACAGTAGAAATTCTCCTGTAAGCACCGTATATCGCCCGCTTTGTTCGATTAATTGTACTAGAGTTTGGTTTATTGCATAGCTGTGTAGCATTAACTTTTTAATCATATGGCATTACGTCCATTTCCAAACAATGCCAGTAATTTGGTGCATGCTTCTGTCAttgtaaaacatttaaaattcaattATGAAGAATCATGACAACCTTTTAAGCATGGAAATAAAACAATAGTTGTAAATATACGGTGTGgacctatttaagaagggctgcacaaAAAACCTTGCAAACTGTAGATCAGCGAACCTAATATATGCGGTCAGCAAGTTACTAGCGGGGAATCTGAAGTataaggtat contains:
- the LOC144602984 gene encoding putative G-protein coupled receptor 139, with the protein product MTIYILSCGKCGLSRCITRYLVWMAAADLMVLIFEAILYEIKEAYFPDSFLNYTPICSLNLALLYFSIDCSVWLTVTFTFDRHIAICSQNLRTRYCTPKMASTVIITVCCLSILQNIPVYFIYEPREIIDNVPWSCFVKASFYTSPFWAAYLWFETVLTPFAPFALILLLNSLTIKQIIMANRVRSKLRGKSSEKIQTDQEVEDRRKSIILLAAISGNFLLLWVVIFACFICVQFTDTQFLESDYNDSFTVAEKFGYMLRCLSTCTNTFIYAVSQRKFRDEIKNVIKRPVAFLGHLLK